The following are encoded together in the Chloroflexaceae bacterium genome:
- the menH gene encoding 2-succinyl-6-hydroxy-2,4-cyclohexadiene-1-carboxylate synthase encodes MPTETTEQPGFPPYTLTGHGPPLLLLHGFTGSAEEWAGLIPALTPLRQVIAVDLPGHGRAPAPADPSRYTMERTVAELLALLDHLDHAACDILGYSMGGRVAMHLAATAPARVRALILESASPGIEDPAERAARAAADEALAARIEQEGLEWFVDHWASLPLFASQARLPEAARIALRERRLRGSATGYANSLRGLGAGRQRSLWADLPAMRVPTLIISGELDEKYVAIGARMAAAMPLARQVIVPGAGHTVHLEQPEAFQEVVVGYMTGNAVG; translated from the coding sequence ATGCCAACGGAAACGACAGAACAGCCTGGCTTCCCGCCATACACGCTGACCGGCCACGGCCCGCCGCTGCTGCTGCTGCACGGCTTTACTGGCAGCGCCGAGGAGTGGGCCGGACTGATCCCCGCCCTGACGCCGCTGCGCCAGGTCATTGCCGTGGACCTGCCGGGCCACGGGCGCGCACCGGCCCCCGCCGATCCCTCCCGCTACACAATGGAGCGGACCGTTGCCGAGCTGCTGGCCCTGCTCGACCATCTGGACCACGCTGCCTGCGATATTCTGGGCTACTCGATGGGCGGGCGGGTGGCCATGCACCTCGCCGCGACGGCCCCGGCGCGGGTGCGCGCCCTGATCCTCGAAAGCGCCTCGCCGGGCATCGAGGACCCTGCCGAGCGAGCCGCCCGCGCCGCCGCTGACGAGGCCCTCGCCGCACGCATCGAACAGGAGGGTCTGGAGTGGTTCGTGGACCACTGGGCCAGCCTGCCCCTGTTTGCCAGCCAGGCCCGCCTGCCGGAGGCCGCGCGCATTGCCCTGCGGGAGCGCCGGTTGCGCGGGAGCGCCACGGGGTACGCCAACAGCCTGCGGGGTCTGGGCGCGGGGCGCCAGCGCAGCCTCTGGGCCGACCTGCCGGCGATGCGCGTCCCGACCCTGATCATCAGCGGCGAACTCGACGAAAAATACGTCGCCATCGGCGCGCGCATGGCGGCGGCTATGCCCCTGGCTCGCCAGGTGATCGTGCCCGGCGCCGGCCACACCGTCCACCTGGAGCAGCCTGAAGCCTTTCAGGAAGTTGTGGTAGGATACATGACAGGGAATGCGGTAGGTTGA
- a CDS encoding bile acid:sodium symporter family protein: MVSQTEQLLLALMIGVIMLGMGASLTWRDFFRAFKRPQAILIGFASQYLLMPAIGFSLAVALQLPPAIAIGLIIISCMPGGSTSNIFTYFAKGDLALSVTMTTFSTLAAFVMAPLWIFVYGSRFMTSEISVGMSSVILGLVIMLIPVVIGMFIRRHNANVGALLELLGGILGVVIILALIALWVPRNAPLLATTPWQVYAAAVGVGVIGFFFGFLVSQGAGLGFRRATTVALETGIQNGPLALSIVLLSFQGDLANEIALIPVLYSLFIVITSSLVTVFFRHQNQLRQQYVGALL; the protein is encoded by the coding sequence ATGGTTAGCCAGACCGAACAACTGCTCCTGGCGCTGATGATCGGGGTGATTATGCTCGGCATGGGCGCCTCGCTCACCTGGCGCGACTTCTTCCGCGCCTTCAAGCGCCCGCAGGCCATCCTGATCGGCTTTGCCTCGCAGTACCTGCTCATGCCGGCGATCGGCTTCAGCCTGGCAGTGGCTCTGCAACTGCCCCCGGCTATCGCCATTGGCCTGATCATTATTTCCTGCATGCCGGGAGGTTCGACCTCCAACATCTTCACCTACTTCGCCAAGGGCGATCTGGCCCTCAGCGTGACGATGACCACCTTTTCGACCCTGGCCGCCTTTGTTATGGCCCCGCTGTGGATCTTCGTCTACGGCAGCCGTTTCATGACCAGCGAGATCAGCGTGGGCATGAGCAGTGTGATCCTCGGCCTGGTGATTATGCTTATCCCGGTGGTGATCGGGATGTTTATTCGCCGGCACAATGCCAACGTCGGCGCGTTGCTCGAACTGCTGGGCGGCATTCTCGGCGTGGTGATCATCCTGGCGCTGATTGCTCTGTGGGTGCCGCGCAACGCCCCGCTGCTGGCCACGACCCCCTGGCAGGTCTACGCCGCTGCGGTGGGTGTCGGCGTGATTGGCTTCTTCTTCGGCTTCCTGGTGAGCCAGGGGGCGGGGCTGGGCTTCCGCCGGGCGACGACTGTGGCGCTGGAGACCGGCATTCAGAATGGCCCGCTGGCGCTCTCGATCGTGTTGCTCAGCTTCCAGGGCGATCTGGCCAATGAGATTGCTCTGATCCCTGTGCTGTACTCGCTGTTCATCGTTATCACCTCGTCGCTGGTGACCGTGTTCTTCCGCCACCAGAACCAGCTGCGCCAGCAGTATGTGGGGGCGTTGCTGTGA
- a CDS encoding isochorismate synthase, with translation MIGVSVATAALRERPRMEEQAEIARQRARQLGRPVLVSVTTRVRPRDPLALFARGLGVTHNRLFWSAPAVGLAVTGLGAAWSFEARGSDRFAAVAAAWRELIAEACIAADPALPFSGPMAAVGFSFDPERPASGLWAGYPDGLLLLPRLVLARVGDTASLTVNGLVGPETSSIDLHLSAARRLRALLGRAWRPPRVPGGIELEDALPPGAWRAMVADAVNDLRAGRLEKVVLAREVRARSARPFNPAATLDVLRRDYPETFVFAVARGGSTFLGASPERLVGLKDGTVAASALAGSIRRGATPEEDDALARALLDSAKDRHEHAVVVRRIVANLADLCDEVRAAAEPEVMRLRNVQHLFTPVTGRIRGEHTIFDLVARLHPTPALGGQPREAALAWIRAREGLDRGWYGAPVGWVDARGQGEFAVAIRSALIGEREAALFAGCGIVAASDPLREEQETEIKLRAILGALGAG, from the coding sequence ATGATTGGAGTCAGCGTCGCCACCGCTGCCCTGCGCGAGCGGCCGCGGATGGAGGAACAGGCCGAGATTGCCCGACAGCGCGCCCGGCAACTGGGGCGCCCCGTGCTGGTGAGCGTAACCACGCGCGTGCGTCCCCGCGACCCGCTGGCCCTCTTTGCCCGCGGCCTCGGCGTTACCCACAACCGGCTCTTCTGGAGCGCGCCCGCGGTAGGTCTGGCCGTAACCGGCCTGGGGGCCGCCTGGAGCTTCGAGGCCCGTGGCTCCGACCGCTTCGCTGCCGTGGCCGCCGCCTGGCGCGAGCTGATCGCCGAGGCCTGCATCGCCGCCGATCCGGCGCTGCCCTTCAGCGGCCCGATGGCCGCCGTAGGGTTCAGTTTCGACCCCGAGCGCCCCGCTTCCGGACTCTGGGCCGGCTATCCCGACGGGCTGCTGCTGCTGCCGCGCCTGGTTCTGGCCCGCGTCGGCGATACTGCCAGCCTTACCGTCAACGGCCTGGTTGGCCCCGAGACTTCGTCTATTGACCTGCATCTCTCGGCGGCGCGCCGCCTGCGGGCCTTGCTTGGCCGCGCCTGGCGTCCACCGCGGGTACCCGGCGGCATCGAACTGGAGGATGCCCTGCCCCCCGGCGCCTGGCGCGCCATGGTCGCCGATGCCGTGAACGACCTGCGCGCCGGGCGCCTTGAAAAGGTCGTGCTGGCGCGCGAGGTGCGCGCGCGTTCGGCACGGCCTTTCAATCCCGCCGCCACCCTCGACGTCCTGCGCCGCGACTACCCCGAGACCTTCGTCTTCGCCGTGGCCCGCGGCGGCAGCACCTTCCTCGGCGCTTCTCCCGAACGGCTCGTCGGCCTTAAAGACGGCACGGTGGCCGCCAGCGCCCTCGCTGGCTCCATCCGCCGCGGCGCCACCCCGGAGGAGGACGACGCCCTGGCCCGTGCGCTCCTGGATAGCGCCAAGGACCGCCACGAGCACGCCGTGGTGGTGCGCCGCATCGTCGCCAATCTGGCCGATCTCTGCGACGAGGTGCGCGCCGCCGCTGAACCGGAGGTGATGCGCCTGCGGAATGTGCAGCACCTCTTCACGCCCGTTACCGGGCGCATTCGTGGCGAGCACACTATTTTCGACCTCGTCGCGCGACTCCATCCCACCCCGGCCCTCGGCGGCCAGCCCCGCGAGGCCGCCCTGGCCTGGATCCGCGCCCGTGAGGGCCTCGACCGGGGCTGGTACGGCGCTCCAGTCGGCTGGGTTGACGCCCGCGGGCAGGGCGAGTTTGCTGTGGCCATTCGCTCGGCCCTCATCGGCGAACGCGAGGCCGCCCTTTTCGCTGGCTGCGGCATTGTGGCCGCCTCCGACCCGCTGCGCGAGGAGCAGGAGACCGAGATCAAGCTGCGGGCCATCCTTGGCGCCCTGGGGGCGGGGTAA
- a CDS encoding DUF1405 domain-containing protein, which yields MLTLLEKILNLILRNPLIFWSCMAANAVGVVWGGWVWYGPQLTASPLWAWPFIPDCPLAALLATAAFLGLYYGRQWGWFNAFAAVACIKYGLWTLAFWLRHWSVAGFVPGYWPLEAMLFVSHIGLTCEGLLLATRIGALGLPTRLGIVGWYALSLLVDYALGHHPPLTYAVPLNYAFWTAALLTTVLGFALVFLLLPFSARAPGVTAGGEAENKRWYYTNPH from the coding sequence ATGCTCACTCTGCTTGAAAAGATCCTCAACCTCATCCTGCGGAACCCGCTGATCTTCTGGAGTTGTATGGCCGCCAACGCCGTCGGGGTGGTCTGGGGCGGCTGGGTGTGGTACGGGCCGCAACTGACTGCTTCTCCCCTCTGGGCCTGGCCCTTCATCCCCGACTGCCCGCTGGCGGCGTTGCTGGCCACGGCGGCCTTCCTGGGCCTGTACTACGGGCGGCAGTGGGGCTGGTTCAACGCCTTCGCCGCCGTCGCCTGCATCAAGTACGGACTGTGGACCCTGGCCTTCTGGTTGCGCCATTGGAGTGTGGCCGGGTTTGTGCCGGGCTACTGGCCGCTGGAGGCGATGCTGTTTGTGTCGCACATCGGGCTGACCTGCGAGGGTCTCCTGCTCGCCACGCGCATCGGCGCCCTGGGCCTGCCGACGCGCCTGGGCATCGTCGGCTGGTATGCCCTTTCGCTACTGGTTGACTATGCTCTCGGCCACCATCCCCCGCTGACCTATGCCGTTCCTCTGAACTACGCCTTCTGGACCGCCGCGCTGCTTACCACGGTCCTGGGGTTCGCTCTGGTATTCCTCCTGCTCCCGTTCAGCGCCAGAGCGCCAGGCGTCACAGCGGGCGGGGAGGCGGAGAACAAGCGTTGGTACTATACCAATCCCCATTGA
- the menD gene encoding 2-succinyl-5-enolpyruvyl-6-hydroxy-3-cyclohexene-1-carboxylic-acid synthase encodes MNDHIHTLTLWVGTLIDELVRGGASQFVVCPGSRSAPLALAVARHPGARVWMHLDERSAAFFAMGMARQRDEPVALVCTSGTAAANFHPAVAEADLARVPLVILTADRPHELRDNGAPQTIDQVRLFGTMTRWFSDLPVPEEAPALLPYLRAVAARALAAARGAPAGPVHLNLPFREPLVPDRAVLEDLFKSRSTSLAATPGDPAEARGGAARPAATVVAGPRLLPEAALGALVDRLALATRGLILCGPGCPPDLPPAVARLAARRGWPILADPLSGVRHGPHDQRLVLSAYDAFLRDEGFAARYAPEVALRFGAMPTSKPVLQFLQRHPAARQIVVDEGAGWREPTSLAAEHLFCDPTWLCHELSARLPAAPELTPWARAWRDADRSAREAIAAVLGSEERISEPGVFFHLAEILPPGATLFVGNSMPVRDCDTFLPASARPLTIAGNRGANGIDGLVSSALGAVAGGAGPLVMALGDLSLYHDANGLLAARLHSLNATIVLINNDGGGIFSFLPQASERDRFELLFGTPHGLDFRPLAELYGARYTLARDWPAFRAAVRAGLEGSGLHLVEVRTDRERNVTDHRAIWPRVSAALRAAGVV; translated from the coding sequence ATGAACGACCATATCCACACCCTGACCCTCTGGGTCGGCACGCTGATTGACGAGCTCGTCCGCGGCGGGGCCAGCCAGTTCGTTGTCTGCCCCGGCTCGCGCAGCGCCCCCCTGGCCCTGGCCGTGGCCCGCCACCCTGGCGCGCGCGTCTGGATGCACCTGGACGAGCGTTCGGCGGCCTTCTTCGCCATGGGCATGGCCCGCCAGCGCGACGAGCCGGTGGCCCTGGTCTGCACCTCCGGCACGGCCGCGGCCAATTTCCACCCCGCCGTCGCCGAAGCCGACCTGGCGCGCGTGCCCCTCGTCATCCTCACTGCCGACCGTCCGCACGAGTTGCGCGACAACGGCGCGCCGCAGACGATTGACCAGGTGCGGCTCTTCGGCACGATGACGCGCTGGTTCAGCGACCTGCCTGTTCCCGAGGAGGCGCCCGCCCTGCTGCCCTACCTCCGCGCCGTGGCCGCCCGCGCCCTGGCCGCCGCTCGCGGGGCGCCCGCCGGCCCGGTGCACCTCAACCTGCCCTTTCGCGAGCCGCTGGTGCCCGACCGCGCGGTGCTGGAGGATCTGTTCAAGAGCCGTTCCACCAGCCTGGCCGCGACTCCGGGCGACCCTGCCGAAGCGCGCGGCGGCGCGGCCCGCCCCGCAGCGACCGTGGTGGCCGGCCCGCGGCTGCTGCCCGAGGCCGCCCTCGGCGCGCTGGTTGACCGGCTCGCCCTGGCGACCAGGGGTCTGATCCTCTGTGGCCCCGGCTGCCCGCCGGACCTGCCCCCCGCGGTCGCTCGCCTCGCCGCCAGGCGCGGCTGGCCCATTCTGGCCGATCCTCTCTCCGGGGTACGCCACGGTCCCCACGACCAGCGTCTCGTCCTGTCGGCCTACGACGCCTTCCTGCGTGACGAGGGCTTCGCCGCTCGCTACGCCCCCGAGGTGGCGCTGCGCTTCGGCGCCATGCCCACCTCCAAGCCCGTGCTGCAGTTCCTCCAGCGCCACCCCGCGGCCCGGCAGATCGTCGTGGACGAGGGTGCAGGCTGGCGCGAGCCGACCAGCCTGGCCGCCGAGCACCTGTTCTGCGACCCGACCTGGCTCTGCCACGAGTTGAGCGCCCGCCTGCCCGCCGCACCGGAGCTTACGCCCTGGGCGCGAGCCTGGCGCGACGCCGACCGGAGCGCCCGCGAGGCCATCGCCGCCGTCCTTGGCTCCGAGGAGCGCATCAGCGAGCCAGGAGTCTTCTTCCACCTGGCCGAGATCCTGCCCCCCGGCGCAACGCTCTTCGTGGGCAACTCGATGCCCGTGCGCGACTGCGACACCTTCCTTCCCGCCAGCGCGCGCCCGCTGACCATCGCCGGCAACCGCGGAGCCAACGGTATTGACGGACTGGTCTCCAGCGCCCTGGGGGCGGTCGCCGGGGGCGCCGGGCCGCTGGTGATGGCGCTGGGCGACCTCTCGCTCTACCACGACGCCAATGGCCTGCTTGCCGCCAGGCTTCACAGCCTGAACGCCACCATCGTGCTGATCAACAACGACGGCGGGGGAATCTTCTCCTTCCTGCCGCAGGCCAGCGAGCGCGACCGGTTTGAACTGCTCTTCGGCACGCCCCACGGCCTCGACTTCCGGCCCCTTGCCGAGCTGTACGGCGCCCGCTACACCCTGGCGCGGGACTGGCCCGCCTTCCGCGCCGCGGTGCGCGCTGGCCTGGAGGGGAGCGGCCTGCACCTGGTCGAGGTGCGCACCGACCGCGAGCGCAACGTGACCGACCACCGCGCCATCTGGCCGAGGGTCAGCGCGGCCCTGCGCGCCGCCGGGGTCGTGTAG
- a CDS encoding 1,4-dihydroxy-2-naphthoate polyprenyltransferase, producing MTTKVTTPAPPGPLKRWLMAIRVPTLPAAVVPVLAGSATAFADGFLRPLAFVAALLAALLIQIGTNLANDYFDHLKGADTPERLGPTRVTQSGLIAPATVRNAMLLCFGLAALCGVYLIVIGGWPILLIGVLSIASGILYTGGPFPLGYHGLGDLFTFVFFGIIAVVGTDYLHTGAFRLPAFLVSLPVAMLVTAIIVVNNLRDAPTDRKAGKRTLAVIFGERFARVEYLTLVLAAYLLLPVIWWWNGTSPFVLLPWLSFPLALPLLRMVWTERGRVLNLALRGTARLHLIFGALLAVGLIV from the coding sequence ATGACGACCAAGGTCACCACGCCGGCCCCTCCGGGGCCGCTCAAACGCTGGTTGATGGCCATCCGCGTGCCGACGCTTCCGGCGGCGGTCGTGCCGGTGCTGGCAGGATCGGCGACGGCCTTCGCCGACGGCTTCTTGCGGCCCCTGGCGTTCGTGGCGGCGCTGCTGGCGGCGTTGCTCATTCAGATCGGCACCAATCTCGCCAACGATTACTTCGACCACCTCAAGGGCGCCGATACCCCCGAACGCCTCGGCCCCACCCGCGTAACCCAGAGCGGCCTCATCGCCCCGGCGACGGTGCGCAACGCCATGTTGCTGTGCTTCGGCCTGGCCGCCCTCTGCGGCGTCTACCTGATCGTCATCGGCGGCTGGCCCATCCTGCTGATCGGCGTGCTTTCCATCGCCTCGGGCATTCTTTACACCGGCGGGCCATTTCCGCTGGGCTACCACGGCCTGGGCGATCTGTTCACCTTCGTCTTCTTTGGCATCATCGCCGTCGTTGGCACCGACTATCTGCATACCGGCGCCTTTCGTCTGCCAGCGTTCCTGGTCAGTCTGCCGGTGGCGATGCTGGTGACGGCGATCATCGTGGTGAACAACCTGCGCGACGCGCCGACTGACCGCAAGGCCGGCAAGCGCACCCTGGCGGTGATCTTCGGCGAGCGCTTTGCCCGTGTCGAGTACTTGACCCTGGTGCTCGCGGCCTACCTGTTGTTGCCGGTGATCTGGTGGTGGAACGGCACGTCGCCCTTCGTGCTACTGCCGTGGCTCAGCTTCCCACTGGCCCTGCCTCTGCTGCGCATGGTGTGGACCGAGCGAGGTCGCGTGCTCAACCTGGCCCTGCGCGGCACCGCCCGCCTGCACCTGATCTTCGGCGCGTTGCTGGCGGTTGGGTTGATTGTATGA
- the smpB gene encoding SsrA-binding protein SmpB, protein MSTKQAPPRVVAENRKARHDYDIEETYEAGIALTGSEIKSVRAGRVNLRGSYARVHNNEVFLYDAHISPYEQSGKYFNHDPLRPRKLLLHRREISRLDGLVRQKGLTLVPLKIYFKGRRAKVELGVARGKKAYDRREDIARREAQRDIERAMKSRDRDRF, encoded by the coding sequence ATGAGTACGAAGCAGGCCCCTCCGCGCGTGGTGGCGGAGAACCGTAAGGCGCGCCACGATTATGATATCGAAGAGACCTACGAGGCCGGGATCGCGCTGACCGGCAGCGAGATCAAGTCGGTGCGCGCCGGACGCGTCAACCTGCGCGGGAGCTATGCCAGGGTGCACAATAACGAGGTCTTCCTGTACGACGCCCACATTTCGCCCTATGAACAGTCGGGGAAGTACTTCAACCACGATCCGCTGCGCCCGCGCAAGCTGCTGCTGCACCGCCGCGAGATCAGCCGCCTCGACGGGCTGGTGCGCCAGAAGGGGTTGACGCTGGTGCCGCTCAAGATCTACTTCAAGGGCCGGCGCGCCAAGGTCGAACTCGGCGTGGCGCGGGGGAAGAAGGCCTACGACCGCCGTGAAGACATCGCCCGGCGCGAGGCGCAACGCGACATCGAGCGGGCCATGAAGTCGCGCGATCGCGATAGATTTTAG
- the menB gene encoding 1,4-dihydroxy-2-naphthoyl-CoA synthase produces the protein MPIEWISAGTYTDIIYEHDAAGEGIAKITINRPEKRNAFRPETVQELLDAFSRARDDERIGVILFTGAGDKAFCSGGDQTVRGEGGYIGQDDIPRLNVLDLQRLIRIIPKPVIALVAGYAIGGGHVLHVVCDLTIAADNAIFGQTGPRVGSFDGGYGSNLLARMVGDKKAREIWYLCRQYNAQQALEMGLVNAVVPLERLEDEGVQWAREILEKSPLAIRMLKAAINAAADGHAGLQQLAGDATLLYYLTQEAQEGHRAYLEKRKPNFRRFRRFP, from the coding sequence ATGCCTATCGAGTGGATCAGCGCGGGCACCTACACCGACATCATCTACGAACACGACGCGGCGGGCGAAGGGATCGCCAAAATCACCATCAACCGCCCGGAGAAGCGCAACGCCTTTCGCCCCGAAACGGTGCAAGAACTGCTCGATGCCTTCTCGCGCGCCCGCGACGACGAGCGCATCGGCGTCATTCTCTTCACTGGCGCCGGCGATAAGGCGTTCTGCTCCGGCGGCGATCAGACCGTTCGTGGCGAGGGCGGCTACATCGGGCAGGACGACATCCCACGGCTCAATGTGCTTGACCTGCAACGCCTCATTCGGATTATTCCCAAGCCGGTCATCGCCCTGGTGGCGGGTTACGCCATCGGCGGAGGTCACGTGCTCCATGTCGTGTGCGACCTGACCATCGCCGCCGACAACGCCATCTTCGGGCAAACCGGGCCGCGGGTGGGCAGTTTCGACGGCGGCTACGGCTCCAACTTGCTGGCGCGCATGGTTGGCGACAAAAAGGCCCGCGAAATCTGGTACCTCTGCCGCCAGTACAACGCCCAGCAGGCCCTGGAGATGGGACTGGTGAACGCCGTGGTGCCCCTGGAGCGCCTGGAGGACGAGGGGGTGCAGTGGGCCCGCGAGATCCTGGAGAAAAGCCCCCTGGCGATCCGCATGCTCAAGGCGGCGATCAACGCCGCCGCCGATGGCCATGCCGGCCTGCAGCAGCTCGCTGGCGACGCCACCCTGCTCTACTACCTGACCCAGGAGGCGCAGGAGGGGCACCGGGCCTACCTCGAAAAGCGCAAGCCCAACTTCCGGCGCTTCCGGCGCTTTCCTTGA
- a CDS encoding o-succinylbenzoate--CoA ligase — translation MTTIPDWLARRAALHPHRPALITPGGTWTFAELDGQATYLATRLADLGVQAGDRVAVLARNGPAYVAAIHAAPRCGAVLAPLNIRLAPAELAWQLADCGATLLLHDAEHAGIAASLGAAPRVALEDLGDPGPDTGASIAERALALDAPHTIIYTSGTTGRPKGAVLTIGNHWWSAMGSALNLGLRDDDRWLAVLPLFHVGGLAIVLRGAIYGIPVVLHERFDPAAALDAIDRQGVTIASLVAVMLQRMLDLRGATPFPPHFRCALLGGGPAPRPLLEACAVRGVPVAPTYGLTEAASQVAALAPADARRKPGSVGQPLLPAEVRIVNAAGHDAAPEEVGEIWVRGPTVTPGYHGHPEASAAAIVDGWLRTGDLGYRDSEGFLYVVDRRSDLIISGGENVYPAEVEAVLLAHPAVAEAGVIGAPDPTWGQAPVAFVVLASGWSPTEALAAEVLAFCRERLAAYKRPRRLRFVAALPRTAAGKLQRARLRDML, via the coding sequence ATGACCACCATCCCCGACTGGCTGGCCCGTCGCGCGGCGCTGCATCCCCATCGTCCAGCGCTGATCACCCCTGGCGGCACGTGGACGTTCGCCGAGCTTGATGGCCAGGCCACTTATCTTGCCACACGCCTTGCCGACCTGGGTGTGCAAGCCGGGGACCGCGTCGCGGTGCTGGCGCGCAATGGCCCGGCTTATGTGGCCGCGATCCACGCCGCGCCCCGTTGCGGGGCCGTGCTGGCGCCCCTCAACATCCGCCTGGCCCCTGCCGAACTGGCCTGGCAGCTCGCCGATTGCGGGGCCACCCTGCTGCTCCACGACGCCGAGCACGCCGGCATCGCCGCCAGTCTCGGCGCGGCGCCGCGGGTGGCGCTTGAGGACCTCGGCGATCCCGGGCCAGACACCGGCGCCTCGATAGCGGAGCGCGCCCTGGCCCTTGACGCGCCGCATACAATCATCTACACCTCCGGCACCACTGGCCGGCCCAAAGGCGCCGTGCTAACCATCGGCAACCACTGGTGGAGCGCAATGGGATCGGCGCTTAACCTGGGCCTGCGCGACGATGACCGCTGGCTGGCGGTCCTGCCGCTGTTCCACGTCGGCGGGCTGGCGATTGTGCTGCGGGGGGCGATCTACGGCATCCCGGTGGTGCTCCACGAGCGCTTTGACCCCGCCGCCGCCCTGGATGCGATTGACCGCCAGGGCGTGACGATCGCCTCGCTGGTGGCGGTCATGCTCCAGCGCATGCTCGATCTGCGCGGCGCGACGCCCTTCCCGCCACATTTCCGCTGCGCGCTGCTCGGCGGCGGCCCCGCCCCCCGGCCGCTCCTCGAAGCCTGCGCCGTCCGCGGCGTGCCGGTCGCGCCGACCTACGGCCTGACCGAGGCCGCTTCTCAGGTCGCTGCCCTGGCTCCCGCCGACGCCCGGCGCAAGCCCGGCTCTGTGGGCCAGCCGTTACTGCCTGCCGAGGTGCGCATCGTTAACGCCGCAGGGCACGACGCCGCGCCCGAGGAGGTGGGCGAGATCTGGGTGCGCGGCCCCACCGTCACCCCCGGCTACCACGGGCATCCCGAAGCCAGCGCCGCCGCCATCGTGGACGGCTGGCTGCGCACCGGCGATCTGGGCTATCGCGACTCTGAGGGCTTCCTCTACGTAGTTGACCGGCGCAGCGACCTGATCATCTCCGGCGGTGAAAACGTCTATCCGGCGGAGGTCGAGGCGGTGTTGCTGGCCCATCCCGCGGTGGCCGAGGCGGGCGTCATAGGCGCCCCCGACCCGACCTGGGGGCAGGCCCCGGTCGCCTTCGTGGTACTGGCGTCAGGCTGGTCGCCGACGGAGGCTCTGGCCGCCGAAGTGCTGGCCTTCTGCCGGGAGCGCCTGGCGGCCTACAAGCGCCCGCGCCGCCTGCGCTTCGTCGCCGCCCTGCCCCGCACCGCTGCCGGCAAGCTGCAACGCGCCAGACTGCGGGATATGCTGTAA
- a CDS encoding MFS transporter has translation MAGYLRVLRANRNYRRLWYGQVVSQIGDWLDSVALFTLTLNLTGSGQAVGLLFLAEFLPGAAVGPFAGVIVDRLPRKLVLIASDLGRAVTVMLLLLVSGPEDLWLLYLAVVAKVSLTAFFEPARSAILPGICSREELAAANAISGATWSAMLALGAALGGVVAGTLGVRAAFLLDAVSFLLSAVLIATVRVPRTRAPDPFDGTRPIAPRPPTGARGALSEFREGLRYVLTRPEIGWLTFSKAIWSLGGGVLLLLTLYGREIAPLGRDGAVSIGLLYAARGVGTGIGPFLALRLGGSGQRFLRRSVATAFFISAAGYLSLGFVTTLPLAALCVLFAHIGGSIQWVFSTTLLQSQVPDRLLGRVFATEYAALTFTTALSAYLTGVARDAGATPAALAMALGGIFAASGVVMLAALWPEPMLAEMGDRRS, from the coding sequence ATGGCTGGCTACCTGCGGGTTCTGCGCGCGAACCGCAACTACCGGCGCCTGTGGTACGGTCAGGTGGTCAGCCAGATCGGCGACTGGCTCGATAGTGTTGCGCTGTTTACACTCACCCTCAATCTCACCGGCTCGGGGCAGGCGGTAGGATTGCTGTTCCTGGCCGAGTTCTTGCCCGGCGCGGCGGTTGGCCCTTTCGCCGGGGTGATCGTTGACCGGCTGCCACGCAAACTGGTGCTGATTGCCAGCGATCTGGGGCGAGCAGTCACGGTAATGCTGCTGCTCCTGGTCAGCGGCCCCGAGGATCTGTGGCTGTTGTATCTGGCGGTCGTGGCAAAGGTGTCGCTCACGGCCTTTTTTGAACCGGCGCGCTCGGCCATCCTGCCAGGAATATGCAGCCGCGAGGAACTGGCGGCGGCCAACGCCATCAGCGGAGCAACCTGGTCGGCCATGCTGGCCCTGGGCGCGGCCCTGGGCGGCGTTGTGGCAGGCACCCTGGGAGTGCGGGCGGCCTTCCTCCTCGACGCGGTCTCGTTCCTGCTCTCGGCGGTGCTGATCGCCACGGTGCGCGTCCCCCGGACTCGCGCTCCCGATCCGTTCGACGGGACCCGACCGATAGCGCCGCGCCCGCCAACGGGCGCGCGAGGTGCGCTGAGCGAGTTTCGGGAGGGTCTTCGTTACGTGCTGACGCGCCCTGAGATCGGGTGGCTGACCTTCAGCAAGGCCATCTGGAGCCTGGGGGGCGGGGTGCTGCTGCTGCTGACGCTGTACGGCCGCGAGATTGCGCCGCTGGGCCGCGATGGGGCGGTGAGCATCGGGTTGCTCTACGCCGCGCGCGGAGTGGGAACGGGCATCGGGCCGTTTCTGGCGCTGCGTCTCGGTGGCTCGGGGCAGCGCTTCCTGCGGCGCTCGGTCGCCACGGCGTTTTTCATCAGCGCCGCGGGTTACCTGTCCCTCGGCTTTGTAACCACCCTGCCGCTGGCCGCGCTATGCGTCCTCTTCGCGCACATTGGCGGCAGCATCCAGTGGGTCTTCAGCACGACGCTGCTGCAATCGCAAGTGCCCGATCGCCTCCTCGGGCGCGTCTTTGCCACCGAGTACGCGGCGCTGACCTTCACCACTGCGCTGTCGGCCTATCTGACCGGCGTGGCCCGTGACGCAGGGGCCACGCCGGCCGCCCTTGCCATGGCCCTGGGGGGCATCTTCGCCGCCTCGGGGGTGGTGATGCTGGCAGCACTGTGGCCCGAGCCGATGCTGGCGGAGATGGGGGATAGACGATCCTGA